Proteins encoded together in one Solanum lycopersicum chromosome 7, SLM_r2.1 window:
- the LOC101254006 gene encoding uncharacterized protein: MASTCLDVSFLGNFCNNWSFRPCTRLTPCISQVRNSLLLGKNKNYTSSVGYKGIPLTEISCVPSAVASSSELPPLVSALKASAEENAASFHFPGHNRGQAAPSSLTQLIGAKPFLHDMPELPELDNLFSPEGPILEAQKEAARLFGALETWFLVGGSTCGVHAAIMATCSPGDTLILPRNSHISAISAMVLSGALPKYIVPEYDFKWDVAGGITPSQVNDAIKELEMEGRKAAALLVVSPTYHGICSNLDEICHICHSYNIPVIVDEAHGAHLGFHPELPSSSLSQGADLAVQSTHKVLCSLTQSSMLHMQGNLVNRERISKSLQMLQSSSPSYLLLASLDAARAQLSENREAVFDKAMDLALEARSLISKIPGISIIEFPSFSSFFQIDPLRLTIGVWQLGLSGFEADDILCNDFGVVCELVGTKSFTLAFNLGTQRDHVLRLVAGLNHLSQTSHFPQPVKEEGKNVNHFVCLDDIRIRMSPREAFFATKRKVSIRDSLGEICGELVCPYPPGIPVLIPGEIITAEALNYLLEIRSKGAVITGAADFSLSSFVVCVT; this comes from the exons TGTACAAGACTAACACCTTGCATTTCCCAA GTAAGGAATAGTTTATTGCTTGGGAAAAACAAGAACTATACTAGCTCTGTAGGATATAAGGGAATTCCGTTAACAGAAATTTCTTGTGTTCCAAGTGCTGTTGCGAGTTCTAGTGAACTTCCTCCACTTGTTAGTGCTTTAAAAGCTTCAGCTGAAGAAAATGCTGCAAGTTTTCATTTTCCTGGCCATAATAGAGGACAAGCAGCGCCATCATCACTAACTCAGCTCATTGGTGCAAAACCGTTTCTTCATGATATGCCTGAGCTTCCGGAGCTTGACAATCTGTTTTCACCAGAAGGTCCCATTCTCGAAGCACAAAAAGAAGCAGCAAGACTTTTTGGAGCATTGGAAACATGGTTCCTTGTTGGCGGTAGTACATGTGGAGTTCACGCGGCCATTATGGCGACTTGTTCACCTGGAGATACTCTTATTCTCCCACGGAATTCTCATATCTCAGCCATATCTGCCATGGTATTGTCTGGTGCACTTCCTAAGTATATCGTCCCTGAATATGATTTCAAATGGGATGTTGCTGGTGGCATCACTCCATCACAG GTGAATGATGCAATCAAAGAGCTAGAAATGGAAGGCCGAAAAGCAGCAGCCCTTTTGGTCGTCTCCCCTACCTATCATGGTATATGCAGCAACCTGGATGAGATTTGTCATATTTGTCATTCGTATAATATCCCCGTAATTGTCGATGAGGCTCATGGGGCCCATTTAGGATTTCATCCAGAGTTGCCTAGCTCATCCCTCAGCCAGGGAGCTGATCTTGCTGTACAGTCTACTCACAAAGTTTTGTGTTCGCTTACGCAGTCATCTATGTTGCACATGCAAGGAAATCTTGTTAATAGAGAAAGAATCAGCAAAAGCCTTCAAATGCTTCAAAGTAGTAGCCCTAGTTATCTGCTTTTAGCATCTCTGGATGCTGCCAGGGCCCAATTAAGTGAAAATAGAGAGGCTGTTTTTGACAAAGCAATGGACTTGGCTCTGGAAGCAAGAAGCTTGATTAGTAAAATTCCTGGAATCTCAATCATTGAGTTCCCAAGTTTCTCAAGTTTTTTCCAGATCGACCCATTGCGACTCACCATTGGTGTATGGCAGTTAGGTCTTTCAGGTTTTGAAGCAGACGATATCTTGTGCAATGATTTTGGTGTTGTTTGTGAACTTGTTGGGACCAAATCTTTTACTTTGGCATTTAACTTAGGGACTCAAAGAGATCATGTCCTTCGGCTTGTAGCTGGTCTAAACCATCTATCACAAACTTCTCACTTTCCTCAACCTGTGAAAGAAGAAGGCAAAAATGTAAATCATTTTGTATGCCTTGATGATATTAGAATAAGAATGAGTCCTAGAGAGGCCTTCTTTGCTACAAAACGTAAAGTCAGCATAAGAGATAGCCTCGGTGAAATATGTGGAGAGCTTGTATGTCCTTATCCACCTGGTATTCCAGTTCTAATTCCTGGTGAGATCATCACAGCGGAAGCATTGAATTATCTCCTGGAGATCAGAAGCAAGGGTGCTGTTATTACCGGAGCGGCTGATTTCTCCCTATCATCTTTTGTTGTATGTGTTACCTAA
- the LOC101253699 gene encoding mitochondrial import receptor subunit TOM7-1 → MSSKIMLKPKGKNTKKAEAADEDDGAVAAVGKFVKEWGTWSAKKAKVITHYGFIPLVIIIGMNSEPKPSLSQLLSPV, encoded by the coding sequence ATGTCTTCGAAGATCATGCTGAAACCTAAGGGGAAGAACACCAAGAAAGCTGAGGCGGCGGACGAGGACGACGGAGCAGTTGCGGCGGTGGGAAAGTTCGTGAAGGAGTGGGGGACATGGTCAGCAAAGAAAGCTAAAGTTATCACCCATTATGGTTTCATCCCTCTTGTCATCATCATTGGCATGAATTCTGAACCAAAACCCTCTCTTTCTCAGCTTCTTAGCCCCGTGTAA